A window from Triticum aestivum cultivar Chinese Spring chromosome 6D, IWGSC CS RefSeq v2.1, whole genome shotgun sequence encodes these proteins:
- the LOC123141341 gene encoding squamosa promoter-binding-like protein 5, with amino-acid sequence MMSSRLSGGTMAPVSDMTDFGYAPMQSYPNFEPAGMVMPGDRQPPFQHHHLYDSLDFNAAAFSFQDPVALFSSGSAFSNQLQQPFLQTQVSMPTMASSSLLQAPMMTLPGMLTSSSASPVDAYTFGGGGSAGFLKREEGGPFSDVGGGGRIGLNLGRRTYFSPADVLAVDRLLMRSRFGGAGAMGMLGLGLGAAAHQHQTPRCQAEGCKADLSAAKHYHRRHKVCEYHAKAATVAASGKQQRFCQQCSRFHVLAEFDEAKRSCRKRLTEHNRRRRKPAGAQGKDSPPPSKKADASITSSYTGDHRTNKSTTGAAFSPSASGFSCLQQQQQQQQHEIDNGGQSSNATPTNLSLAAPPPPPPPQDDAGFGAGLDTMLLIQQQGPDEQEDEQQQQQHFMMTSLVQSHRQQQQQGDRGNILSCSTTSPSDQRRHQNDGDSCCNGNSMQHFFEVEFM; translated from the exons ATGATGAGCAGCAGGCTAAGCGGCGGCACGATGGCACCGGTTAGCGACATGACCGACTTCGGTTACGCTCCCATGCAGTCCTACCCCAACTTTGAGCCGGCCGGCATGGTCATGCCCGGGGACCGGCAGCCGCCCTTCCAGCACCACCACCTCTACGACAGCCTCGACTTCAACGCCGCTGCATTCTCGTTCCAAGACCCGGTCGCGCTCTTCTCCAGCGGCTCGGCGTTCAGTAACCAGCTCCAGCAGCCGTTCCTCCAGACGCAGGTCAGCATGCCGACGATGGCGTCGTCGTCGCTGCTGCAGGCGCCGATGATGACCCTTCCGGGTATGCTGACGTCTTCCTCGGCGTCGCCGGTGGACGCATACACCTTCGGTGGCGGCGGCAGTGCTGGGTTCCTGAAGCGAGAGGAGGGTGGCCCCTTCTCGGACGTCGGCGGTGGGGGGAGGATCGGGCTGAACCTCGGCCGCAGGACATACTTTTCCCCGGCGGACGTGCTGGCCGTGGACCGCCTGCTGATGCGCTCCCGCTTCGGCGGAGCCGGCGCAATGGGCATGCTGGGGCTGGGGCTCGGCGCCGCCGCCCACCAGCACCAGACCCCGCGGTGCCAGGCTGAGGGCTGCAAGGCCGACCTGTCCGCCGCCAAGCACTACCACCGCCGCCACAAGGTCTGCGAGTACCACGCCAAGGCCGCCACAGTCGCCGCCTCTGGCAAGCAGCAGCGCTTCTGCCAACAATGCAGCCG GTTTCATGTGCTCGCTGAGTTTGACGAGGCCAAGAGGAGCTGCCGGAAGCGGCTCACGGAGCACAACCGGCGCCGCCGAAAGCCCGCCGGCGCGCAGGGCAAGGACTCGCCGCCGCCTTCCAAGAAGGCAGACGCTAGCATCACCAGCTCATACACCGGCGATCACAGGA CCAACAAGTCGACGACGGGGGCGGCCTTCTCACCGAGCGCCAGTGGCTTCAGCTGccttcagcagcagcagcagcagcagcagcatgagaTCGACAACGGCGGCCAGTCGAGCAACGCCACGCCGACGAACCTGTCCCTGGCggcgccaccgccaccaccgccgcctcaaGACGACGCTGGCTTCGGCGCCGGCCTTGACACCATGCTGCTGATCCAGCAGCAAGGGCCCGATGAGCAGGAggatgagcagcagcagcagcagcatttcATGATGACCTCGCTCGTGCAGTCGCatcgccagcagcagcagcagggcgaCAGGGGCAACATCTTGTCGTGCTCGACGACGTCGCCATCGGATCAGCGTCGCCACCAGAACGACGGCGACAGCTGCTGCAACGGCAACAGCATGCAGCATTTCTTTGAGGTGGAGTTCATGTAG